One window of the Allosaccharopolyspora coralli genome contains the following:
- a CDS encoding alpha/beta fold hydrolase — protein sequence MITTRGVGMESSGWRSGFVECDEGRLRVLLAGERGSPVLLLSGAGVDNALLSWRHLIPALAERHRVFALDWPKQGASRPWRGHAGHERMLRCVTEVLDHFGVDAVDLVGLSQGGALTLAYAIDEPQRVSRLVAIAPAGVVSFPVGVHQLLWLTAKVALLNRTVPNWMLRSRASVRSFVRRGLVPTPPDDVDDLVDEVQAEVRAHGAASSDWQNSSIGFRRMHVDLRPRLQEISCPALFLQGDRDVAIRPKHTLAAAARVPNARLELLPGHGHWPNRQSPARVNTMIGNFLAE from the coding sequence ATGATCACGACGCGCGGGGTGGGTATGGAGTCGAGCGGGTGGCGGTCCGGATTCGTCGAGTGCGACGAGGGTCGGCTCCGCGTCCTCCTGGCGGGCGAGCGGGGCAGCCCGGTGCTGTTGCTCAGCGGCGCCGGTGTCGACAACGCCCTGTTGAGCTGGCGCCACCTCATCCCCGCGCTCGCCGAACGGCATCGGGTGTTCGCACTGGACTGGCCGAAGCAAGGGGCGAGCAGACCGTGGCGCGGGCACGCCGGTCACGAGCGGATGCTGCGCTGCGTCACCGAGGTCCTCGACCACTTCGGTGTGGACGCGGTCGACCTCGTCGGGCTCTCCCAGGGTGGTGCGCTGACGCTCGCGTACGCCATCGACGAGCCACAGCGAGTGAGCAGGCTCGTGGCCATCGCGCCCGCCGGAGTCGTGTCCTTCCCAGTGGGTGTGCACCAGTTGTTGTGGCTCACCGCGAAGGTCGCCTTGCTGAACCGCACGGTGCCGAACTGGATGCTGCGGTCGCGCGCGAGCGTCCGCTCGTTCGTGCGGCGCGGACTCGTGCCGACCCCGCCGGACGACGTCGACGACCTCGTCGACGAGGTCCAGGCGGAGGTGCGGGCGCACGGTGCGGCTTCCTCCGACTGGCAGAACTCGTCGATCGGCTTCCGGCGGATGCACGTCGACCTCCGCCCACGACTGCAGGAGATCTCCTGTCCTGCGCTGTTTCTCCAAGGTGACCGGGACGTCGCGATCAGGCCGAAACACACCCTGGCGGCTGCGGCGCGGGTGCCGAACGCGCGGCTCGAACTGCTTCCCGGCCACGGGCACTGGCCGAACCGGCAGAGCCCGGCGCGGGTGAACACGATGATCGGGAACTTCCTCGCCGAGTGA